A genome region from Glycine max cultivar Williams 82 chromosome 5, Glycine_max_v4.0, whole genome shotgun sequence includes the following:
- the LOC100526873 gene encoding NADH dehydrogenase [ubiquinone] iron-sulfur protein 4, mitochondrial-like, with product MANTLQRALRATMARRFSTDALAEIKRGEIGMVSGIPQEHLRRRVVIYSPARTASQQGSGKVGKWKINFLSTQKWENPLMGWTSTGDPYSHVGDSALTFDSEEAAKAFAEKHGWEYSVKKPHTPLLKVKSYADNFKWKGPPKSGEE from the exons ATGGCGAATACCCTACAACGCGCCCTACGCGCCACCATGGCCCGGCGGTTCTCCACCGACGCATTGGCCGAAATTAAACGAGGCGAGATCGGAATGGTTTCTGGAATTCCTCAAGAGCACCTTCGTAGGAGG GTTGTAATTTACTCTCCTGCTAGAACTGCATCTCAACAGGGATCTGGGAAGGTTGGAAAATGGAAGATCAACTTCTTATCTACCCAAAA GTGGGAAAATCCACTGATGGGCTGGACATCCACTGGGGACCCCTACTCTCATGTTGGTGATTCTGCCTTGACTTTTGATAGTGAAGAAGCAGCAAAAGCATTTGCAGAGAAACATGGTTGGGAGTATTCG GTGAAGAAGCCCCACACACCATTGCTGAAG GTTAAATCATATGCGGACAACTTCAAATGGAAGGGACCACCCAAATCTGGTGAAGAGTGA